The Methylacidimicrobium sp. B4 genome contains a region encoding:
- a CDS encoding zinc ribbon domain-containing protein, which translates to MARTKPEHPPVHRTDLLPSNLTASKEAAVRALLRAYRRGAVLLGREQWRLFFETGRLEKNHDVDKVTFAAVIGAANRVQMARWQVVGQLQGWIRNRANEFRDMVNHSTLAPATKQMLHAINGLGAWFWRGEVARRDTGEVIPVSVRRLARAMMRHCMARHRRPDLSRISMRLDHRAGSIARPIQATQRGRVGWWVSLSTLEKGRKIAIPLLTYDYHAKRPGRVTNGIQVNEREGRLSFGVVTDMGEVCAKSRAAYDGHGALALDFGLSTLLATSDGRLLGQGWLKRLKRYDALLALIAASQQRAGRRPRESQRYRALVEDVRGFLRTEVGRVLNRLVEQGKPKELVLERLDFRHSDLSRRLNAILRNCGRSIVQEKLRDLEERFGIPSAEVNAAYTSQACSSCGYVDKRNRRDQKTFVCLWCGHQMHADLNAAANIEARRARPNGWLFQGKAAVLAELVREFGERPVRALGLGRTGSRGAPADPRSTNPYFGGVPSTVVRSSERREASMKSPDPPALVAA; encoded by the coding sequence ATGGCCCGCACCAAGCCCGAGCATCCGCCCGTCCATCGGACCGACCTGCTGCCGTCGAACCTGACGGCCAGCAAAGAGGCGGCCGTGCGCGCGCTGCTTAGAGCCTACCGCCGGGGTGCGGTGCTGCTGGGCCGGGAACAGTGGCGGCTCTTCTTCGAGACGGGCCGCTTGGAGAAGAACCACGACGTGGACAAGGTCACCTTCGCCGCCGTCATCGGCGCGGCCAACCGCGTCCAGATGGCCCGCTGGCAGGTCGTCGGGCAGCTCCAGGGCTGGATCCGCAACCGGGCCAATGAGTTTCGAGACATGGTCAACCACAGCACGCTGGCACCCGCCACCAAGCAGATGCTCCACGCCATCAACGGCCTGGGCGCGTGGTTCTGGCGCGGCGAGGTGGCGAGGAGAGACACGGGCGAGGTGATTCCGGTTTCCGTGCGACGGTTGGCGCGCGCCATGATGCGCCACTGCATGGCGCGGCATCGCCGCCCGGACCTCTCGCGCATCTCCATGCGCCTCGACCACCGCGCGGGGAGCATCGCCCGCCCCATCCAGGCGACGCAGCGCGGCAGGGTCGGCTGGTGGGTGAGCCTCTCCACGCTCGAGAAGGGGCGCAAGATCGCCATCCCGCTGCTCACCTACGACTACCATGCCAAGCGCCCTGGCCGCGTGACCAACGGCATCCAGGTGAACGAGCGCGAGGGTCGCCTGAGCTTCGGCGTGGTGACCGACATGGGCGAGGTCTGCGCCAAAAGCCGCGCCGCCTACGACGGCCACGGCGCGCTGGCGCTTGATTTTGGGCTGTCCACGCTCTTGGCCACATCCGATGGCCGGCTGCTCGGCCAGGGCTGGCTCAAGCGGCTCAAGCGGTACGACGCGCTGCTTGCCTTGATCGCGGCCAGCCAGCAGCGTGCCGGACGCAGGCCGCGGGAGAGCCAGCGGTATCGGGCGCTAGTGGAGGATGTGCGCGGCTTCCTTCGCACCGAGGTTGGCCGCGTGCTCAACCGCCTTGTCGAGCAGGGCAAGCCCAAGGAGTTGGTGCTGGAGCGGCTCGACTTCCGCCACTCCGACCTCTCAAGGCGGCTCAACGCGATCCTGCGCAACTGCGGACGCTCGATCGTCCAGGAGAAGTTGCGCGACCTGGAGGAGCGGTTCGGAATCCCCTCCGCCGAGGTCAACGCCGCATACACCTCTCAGGCATGTTCGAGTTGCGGCTATGTGGACAAGCGGAACCGCCGCGACCAGAAGACCTTCGTCTGCCTTTGGTGCGGTCACCAAATGCACGCCGACCTCAATGCGGCGGCCAACATCGAAGCGCGCCGTGCGCGCCCCAATGGTTGGCTCTTCCAGGGGAAGGCTGCGGTCCTTGCCGAGCTCGTGCGCGAGTTCGGGGAGCGACCTGTCCGGGCGCTGGGCCTGGGCAGAACCGGGAGCCGGGGTGCCCCCGCCGACCCACGATCCACCAATCCCTACTTCGGTGGAGTGCCGTCGACCGTGGTGAGGTCATCCGAACGCCGCGAGGCGTCCATGAAATCGCCCGATCCTCCAGCCCTTGTGGCTGCCTGA
- a CDS encoding IS1595 family transposase has product MSGTALTLRAFHDLFPDENAARAWFERARWPDGPICPVCGCVNHASWLRTIRRWECTACHRQFSVTAGTPMHRTHLPMLTWAQAIYQIVASSKGISAVKLSEILGVSYQTAWHLGHRIRAMMAEDSPLLSNLAEIDKTHAEATPRKRAKPERADDDCDPPPPNPEGRGTKRPLLLVAAERGGEVATKVIPTHGKAPVARALDGVLSADALAMTDGLPVYRHLGAERTHLSVNQSQREYVRTDSATGHRVESFNGFLGRAVVGVFHFVSPKHLGRYASEAAFRWNRKADACLERMALLVRGGVGRTLPYRFLTGTA; this is encoded by the coding sequence ATGTCCGGCACCGCCCTTACGCTCCGCGCCTTCCACGATCTCTTCCCGGACGAGAACGCCGCGCGGGCGTGGTTTGAGCGCGCCCGCTGGCCGGACGGCCCGATCTGCCCGGTGTGCGGATGCGTCAACCACGCTTCCTGGCTGCGGACGATCCGCCGCTGGGAATGCACCGCCTGCCACCGACAGTTCTCGGTCACCGCTGGCACGCCGATGCACCGCACCCACCTGCCGATGCTCACCTGGGCGCAGGCCATCTACCAGATCGTCGCGTCGAGCAAGGGCATCTCCGCCGTGAAGCTCTCGGAGATCCTGGGCGTATCCTACCAGACGGCGTGGCACCTCGGCCACCGCATCCGTGCCATGATGGCCGAGGATAGCCCATTGCTGTCCAACCTCGCCGAGATCGACAAGACCCATGCCGAAGCGACGCCGCGCAAGCGCGCCAAGCCGGAACGCGCGGACGACGACTGCGACCCGCCTCCGCCCAACCCCGAGGGGCGCGGCACCAAACGTCCGCTGCTGCTGGTCGCCGCAGAGCGTGGCGGCGAGGTGGCAACCAAGGTCATTCCAACCCACGGCAAGGCCCCCGTCGCCCGGGCTCTGGACGGCGTGCTCTCCGCCGATGCGCTGGCGATGACCGATGGTCTCCCGGTCTACAGGCACCTGGGCGCGGAACGCACCCACTTGTCCGTCAACCAGAGCCAACGGGAGTACGTCCGCACCGACTCCGCGACCGGCCACCGCGTCGAATCCTTCAACGGGTTCCTGGGACGCGCGGTGGTCGGCGTCTTCCACTTCGTCTCGCCCAAGCATCTCGGACGCTACGCCAGCGAAGCCGCCTTCCGTTGGAACCGCAAGGCCGACGCCTGCCTGGAGCGCATGGCCCTGCTCGTCCGGGGCGGCGTTGGGCGCACGCTGCCTTACCGCTTTCTCACGGGAACCGCCTGA
- a CDS encoding lipid-binding SYLF domain-containing protein → MKHSTRILALAVAVLGFLGITTSGWAAWDLQDTVNRATKDVRHFKGRSDHTIPRSVLEHAKGIAYLRKQEEGFILGFSSGKGLVMAKTAHGWSGPAAMKSGGMSFGLEVGGETEQLLFILNTAEAVEHFAKGHKFKLGADLAMTAGPTSEQEIKHHKVAPVYVYTRKKGFWTAIALKESSVEPDRGTDKEYYGKAVTTREILERKVLPPAGAKELIRALEAPYRK, encoded by the coding sequence ATGAAACACTCTACACGAATTCTTGCGTTAGCGGTCGCGGTGTTGGGCTTTCTCGGCATCACCACCTCCGGATGGGCCGCATGGGATCTGCAAGACACGGTCAACCGGGCCACCAAGGATGTCCGGCACTTTAAGGGCCGGAGCGACCACACGATCCCTCGGTCCGTGCTGGAGCATGCCAAAGGAATCGCTTATCTCCGGAAGCAGGAGGAGGGCTTCATCCTCGGATTCTCCTCCGGAAAGGGCCTGGTCATGGCGAAGACGGCCCACGGCTGGTCTGGCCCTGCGGCGATGAAGAGCGGCGGAATGAGCTTCGGCCTCGAAGTCGGGGGAGAGACGGAGCAGCTTCTTTTTATCCTGAACACTGCGGAAGCGGTCGAGCACTTCGCCAAGGGGCATAAATTCAAGCTCGGCGCGGATCTCGCCATGACGGCAGGCCCCACCTCGGAGCAAGAAATCAAGCACCACAAGGTCGCTCCGGTCTATGTCTACACCCGGAAGAAAGGGTTCTGGACCGCCATCGCCCTCAAGGAGAGCAGCGTGGAACCGGATCGGGGAACCGACAAGGAGTACTACGGCAAGGCGGTCACGACCCGGGAGATCCTGGAGCGCAAGGTGCTCCCTCCGGCGGGGGCCAAGGAACTCATCCGCGCGCTCGAAGCGCCGTATCGCAAGTAG
- a CDS encoding MBL fold metallo-hydrolase — protein MKFTNLTRANEIGANSYLLEFDGEGRIVLDAGLHPRKEGEEATPNFGAVGERPADALIVSHAHHDHIGALPLFVRRREKMPVYLSEATCLLAEPLLHNSVEVMLKQRASLGVTSYPLFTHKEVDRSAKAYRICRPGQEFSIQEDSDPKGEPLSFRLYPGGHVLGAVGVRFRHRDRQIFYTGDVSFQEQTLMPAADFPLDGIDTLIIEATRGGKETPENQRRPREIERLISSIESTFRRGGAVLIPIFALGKTQELLATLHLEQKAGRLRRCPITIGGLSRSFTQIYDRLAKRSFRRHPGLSLLGDVAPTVLDGRSVRQLSPKPGELYLISSGMMTERTLSNILARRFLSEEGHSIFIVGYCDPNSPAGHLLQTSRGNLVALDSELPPQPLLCEVDQFDLTSHAIREDLLAYILRVNPRLCVLVHGDPPALAWFQERLREERPGLEVVVPPPGETLEL, from the coding sequence GTGAAATTTACCAATTTGACTCGCGCCAACGAGATTGGCGCAAACTCGTACCTTCTTGAGTTTGATGGCGAAGGACGGATCGTTCTCGATGCGGGGCTGCATCCCCGGAAGGAAGGGGAGGAGGCGACGCCAAACTTCGGAGCCGTGGGAGAGCGGCCCGCGGATGCATTGATCGTGAGCCATGCTCATCACGATCATATCGGGGCGCTCCCGCTTTTTGTCCGTCGCCGGGAAAAGATGCCCGTCTACTTGAGCGAGGCGACCTGCCTTCTCGCGGAGCCGCTCTTGCACAATTCGGTCGAGGTCATGCTCAAGCAGAGGGCGTCATTGGGGGTCACGAGCTATCCGCTCTTTACTCACAAGGAAGTCGATCGGTCGGCGAAAGCCTACCGGATCTGTCGGCCCGGACAGGAGTTCTCGATTCAGGAAGATTCCGATCCAAAGGGTGAGCCGCTCAGCTTCCGGCTCTACCCGGGCGGGCATGTTCTTGGGGCCGTAGGAGTGCGCTTCCGCCACCGGGATCGCCAGATCTTCTACACCGGAGATGTGAGCTTCCAGGAGCAGACCCTCATGCCGGCCGCGGATTTCCCTCTCGATGGGATCGACACGCTCATCATCGAGGCGACCCGAGGAGGCAAGGAGACACCGGAGAACCAGAGACGACCGAGGGAGATCGAGCGGCTGATCTCCTCGATCGAGTCAACGTTTCGGCGGGGAGGGGCTGTCCTCATCCCGATCTTTGCTCTCGGGAAGACTCAGGAGCTTTTGGCGACCCTCCATTTGGAGCAGAAGGCGGGCCGCCTTCGCCGCTGCCCGATCACGATCGGAGGCTTGAGTCGGAGCTTCACGCAGATCTACGACCGGCTGGCAAAGCGCTCCTTTCGCCGACATCCGGGGCTGAGCCTCCTGGGGGATGTCGCTCCCACGGTGCTCGACGGACGCAGCGTCCGCCAACTCTCGCCCAAGCCGGGGGAGCTCTACCTGATCTCCTCGGGGATGATGACCGAGCGCACTCTCTCGAACATTCTCGCGCGGCGCTTCCTTTCGGAGGAAGGGCATTCGATCTTCATCGTCGGCTATTGCGATCCGAACTCGCCTGCGGGACATCTCTTGCAGACCTCACGAGGCAACCTGGTCGCCCTCGATTCCGAGCTGCCTCCCCAGCCGCTTCTCTGCGAGGTGGACCAGTTTGATTTGACCTCTCACGCCATTCGCGAGGACCTGCTCGCTTATATTTTGCGAGTGAATCCGCGGCTCTGTGTGCTTGTTCACGGCGATCCTCCCGCCCTTGCCTGGTTCCAGGAGCGGCTCCGCGAAGAAAGGCCGGGCCTGGAAGTAGTCGTGCCCCCGCCAGGCGAGACGCTGGAGTTGTAA
- a CDS encoding glycosyltransferase family 39 protein yields the protein MTRLDWAMAAGLVVVALCRLRYAVTLDLLPDEAHYWLWAQHPALSYVTKGPIVAWLIGLGTTLFGDTVLGVRLPSVLLSVGTGWLFYRLGQRLFSSWCGVATAAVAAILPIFAVGSVLMTIDAPSVFFWLLAAAFFWEGRENASGWPWAAAGLAVAAGFAAKFVNWFEPLSFALFLLHSRRARSNLFSSRFLLLLGSAALGLLPFLAWNAAHGGVTVDHLLHRGGLREPFTLQPKEIEQFWIEQALSLSPLVFLALLWAAAVGLRDRSPTAPSLFLATLFFPVFLFYAILSLHQAAKANWTVTGSSAALLVTVAYWGERARRSSWARLLVGSALTLALIETAFLHGLGSGLLGPKNPLLRARGWAEIGREAEGYALLSHPDFWIANDYAVASEIAFYAHRREVFVPNFRREGTQFALWPGYRPTPGSRALYISSETEGIVPTRLLGEFPKARYLGGAWRQWNGQRIEYFRFWLLSGPDGAYNSSVSPGGGTTTSRPGLSSRSRSWNQARAGGSP from the coding sequence ATGACCCGGCTCGATTGGGCCATGGCCGCCGGCCTGGTGGTCGTCGCACTCTGCCGGCTCCGCTATGCGGTGACCCTCGATCTGCTCCCCGACGAAGCGCACTACTGGCTCTGGGCCCAGCACCCGGCGCTATCCTACGTCACCAAGGGGCCGATCGTGGCTTGGCTGATCGGGCTCGGCACGACCCTCTTTGGAGATACCGTCCTGGGAGTGCGCCTCCCCAGCGTCTTGCTTTCCGTCGGAACTGGCTGGCTCTTTTACCGGCTGGGGCAGCGGCTCTTCTCTTCCTGGTGCGGCGTAGCCACCGCCGCGGTCGCCGCAATCCTGCCCATCTTTGCGGTGGGATCGGTCCTGATGACCATCGACGCGCCGTCGGTCTTCTTCTGGCTGCTCGCGGCCGCTTTCTTCTGGGAGGGACGCGAGAACGCGTCCGGGTGGCCTTGGGCGGCGGCAGGCTTGGCGGTGGCCGCAGGATTCGCGGCCAAATTCGTCAACTGGTTCGAGCCGCTCTCCTTTGCGCTCTTCCTGCTGCACAGCCGAAGGGCACGATCCAACCTCTTTTCGAGCCGCTTCCTGCTCCTGCTTGGCTCAGCCGCCTTGGGCCTCCTCCCCTTCCTGGCATGGAATGCCGCGCATGGGGGGGTGACGGTCGATCACCTCCTGCACCGGGGTGGGTTGCGCGAGCCATTCACCCTCCAACCGAAGGAGATCGAGCAATTCTGGATCGAACAGGCGCTCTCTCTTTCGCCGCTCGTCTTCCTCGCCCTCCTTTGGGCGGCTGCGGTCGGCCTTCGAGACCGGTCGCCCACCGCCCCTTCCCTCTTCCTGGCCACGCTTTTCTTTCCCGTCTTCCTCTTCTACGCGATCTTGAGCCTGCACCAGGCCGCTAAAGCCAACTGGACCGTCACCGGCTCCTCGGCCGCGCTTCTTGTAACGGTGGCCTATTGGGGCGAGCGCGCTCGCCGCTCCTCATGGGCTCGACTCCTGGTCGGTTCTGCTCTGACGCTGGCCCTGATCGAGACCGCTTTCCTGCACGGTTTGGGCTCCGGCCTGCTCGGCCCGAAAAACCCGCTCCTCCGTGCTCGCGGATGGGCAGAGATCGGCCGGGAAGCCGAGGGGTATGCGTTGCTTAGCCATCCGGACTTCTGGATTGCGAACGATTATGCGGTAGCGAGCGAGATCGCCTTCTACGCCCACAGGAGAGAGGTCTTCGTGCCGAACTTCCGGAGGGAGGGCACCCAGTTTGCCCTCTGGCCCGGCTACCGCCCCACTCCGGGCAGCCGCGCCCTCTACATCTCCAGCGAAACCGAGGGGATCGTGCCCACGAGGTTGCTTGGTGAGTTTCCGAAGGCCCGATACCTCGGCGGAGCTTGGAGGCAATGGAACGGCCAACGGATCGAGTATTTCCGTTTCTGGCTCCTCAGCGGTCCGGACGGAGCTTACAACTCCAGCGTCTCGCCTGGCGGGGGCACGACTACTTCCAGGCCCGGCCTTTCTTCGCGGAGCCGCTCCTGGAACCAGGCAAGGGCGGGAGGATCGCCGTGA
- a CDS encoding methyltransferase domain-containing protein, translated as MSIAPLDNPDYWNSRYRQGDAPWNRGSHSPALEEALLRLSRPGRALIPGCGCGHDVRLLATRGWEAVGIDFAPEALAQARRHGEPANLAYEEADFLTLPDWLRGAFDLVWEHTCFCAIPPERRHDYVRSAHGALRPGGKLLGVFFLRTGPLDPPPYCFTLEELDFFFGSHFLLEAEWLPGQCYPGREGEEILRLFSRKD; from the coding sequence ATGTCCATAGCGCCGCTCGATAACCCCGACTATTGGAACAGCCGCTACCGGCAAGGAGACGCGCCCTGGAATCGAGGGAGCCACTCTCCCGCCCTGGAGGAAGCCCTTCTGCGCCTGTCGCGGCCCGGCCGCGCACTCATCCCGGGCTGCGGATGCGGTCACGATGTCCGGCTGCTGGCCACCCGAGGCTGGGAAGCGGTGGGCATCGACTTCGCGCCGGAGGCCCTTGCGCAGGCTCGACGCCATGGGGAGCCAGCGAACCTCGCGTACGAGGAAGCCGATTTCCTCACCCTGCCAGACTGGCTCCGCGGTGCGTTTGACTTGGTGTGGGAACACACCTGCTTCTGCGCCATCCCGCCGGAGCGCCGGCACGATTACGTGCGGTCGGCCCACGGAGCGCTACGGCCGGGTGGAAAGCTTCTTGGCGTCTTCTTTCTCCGGACGGGCCCTCTCGATCCCCCGCCCTATTGTTTCACCCTTGAGGAGCTCGACTTCTTTTTCGGATCCCATTTTCTCCTCGAAGCGGAATGGCTGCCCGGGCAGTGCTATCCGGGAAGAGAGGGCGAAGAGATTCTTCGGCTCTTCTCCCGAAAAGATTGA
- the purQ gene encoding phosphoribosylformylglycinamidine synthase subunit PurQ: protein MRWGVVVFPGSNCDRDCLAVLQRVLGHEAVAIWHDERVLPTVDAVVLPGGFSYGDYLRSGAIAAFSPVMAAVARAARNGLPVLGICNGFQILCEAGLLPGALLTNVDGLFHCHPACLRVESSCCVFTRGYASGEVVRMPIAHGQGRYYADPSTLDRLERSGSILFRYCDARGETTLESNPNGSLANIAGISNEEGNVVGLMPHPERACEPLLASTDGLRLFLSVGSLPFGAEARTAHVHSAAR from the coding sequence ATGAGATGGGGCGTCGTCGTCTTTCCCGGTTCGAACTGCGATCGCGACTGCCTTGCCGTGCTGCAGCGCGTCCTTGGCCATGAGGCGGTGGCAATCTGGCACGACGAGCGGGTGTTGCCGACCGTCGATGCCGTCGTGCTTCCGGGAGGATTCTCCTACGGCGACTATCTGAGGTCCGGGGCGATCGCCGCCTTTTCTCCCGTCATGGCGGCGGTGGCGCGGGCGGCTCGTAACGGCTTGCCCGTCCTTGGGATCTGCAACGGATTTCAGATTCTCTGCGAAGCGGGGCTCCTCCCCGGCGCTTTGCTGACCAACGTCGACGGCCTCTTCCATTGCCATCCGGCTTGCTTGCGTGTCGAAAGTAGCTGCTGCGTCTTTACCCGGGGCTATGCCTCCGGGGAAGTGGTCCGAATGCCAATCGCGCACGGCCAGGGACGGTACTACGCCGACCCGTCGACGCTCGATCGACTCGAAAGGTCGGGCTCCATCCTTTTCCGCTATTGCGATGCCCGAGGCGAGACCACCCTCGAATCCAACCCGAACGGGTCACTGGCCAACATTGCCGGAATTTCCAACGAGGAAGGGAACGTGGTCGGGCTCATGCCCCATCCGGAGCGCGCCTGCGAACCTTTGCTCGCCTCGACCGACGGGCTCAGGCTCTTTCTCTCCGTCGGCTCTCTGCCTTTCGGCGCAGAGGCTAGAACTGCCCATGTCCATAGCGCCGCTCGATAA
- the purS gene encoding phosphoribosylformylglycinamidine synthase subunit PurS, protein MAMIRARVSILPKRSVFDPQGETVRHALAHFGLASVERVRVGKEIELEIPGEGDLAAIRPRLEAIARDFLSNPVVEEFELHIEAVP, encoded by the coding sequence ATGGCGATGATCCGAGCCCGCGTATCGATTCTGCCGAAACGCTCCGTCTTCGATCCCCAAGGAGAGACCGTTCGCCACGCGTTAGCCCACTTCGGGCTGGCCTCTGTGGAAAGGGTGCGCGTCGGCAAGGAAATCGAGTTGGAGATTCCGGGCGAGGGTGACCTGGCCGCAATACGCCCCCGGCTGGAAGCGATCGCCCGCGATTTTCTGTCCAACCCCGTCGTCGAGGAGTTCGAGCTCCACATCGAAGCGGTTCCATGA
- the purB gene encoding adenylosuccinate lyase, with product MLARYSREPMRAIWREERRLELWLEIELLAVEAMARLGRVPADEAAQIRERVSFSPDEIEKREVQTQHEILAFLEEVASHAGPAGRWLHHGLTSSDVLDTSLALQLRAACDLLHQDLLALRMTIGEQARRYAFVPMIGRTHGVHAEPVTYGLKLALMYDEFGRATDRLLAAREQISVGKLSGAVGTYAHLDPAVEEEVCRRLGLTPAPASNQIIQRDRHANLATTLALIGASIERWAIEFRHLQRTEVLEVEEPFAKGQKGSSAMPHKRNPILSERLCGLARLLRGYALAAMENVPLWHERDISHSSAERVLFPDATATLDYMLVILDRLVADQSVYPERMAENLARSKGLYASEGILLALVRKGLSRKDAYELVQEAAMRCWRGKEPFAVYLHDTPRIAGLLSPEEIEHACDWKTYCRHVGETFKRVGLEAPEP from the coding sequence ATGCTGGCACGATATAGTCGCGAGCCCATGCGCGCCATATGGCGCGAAGAGCGTCGCCTCGAGCTCTGGTTGGAAATCGAGCTGCTCGCCGTCGAGGCGATGGCACGCCTGGGCCGCGTTCCCGCCGACGAGGCTGCCCAGATTCGCGAGCGCGTGAGCTTTTCTCCGGATGAGATCGAGAAGAGGGAAGTGCAGACCCAACACGAAATCCTCGCCTTCCTGGAGGAGGTCGCCTCCCATGCGGGGCCGGCGGGTCGCTGGCTCCATCATGGCCTCACCTCCTCGGACGTGCTCGATACCTCCCTTGCCCTTCAGCTTCGGGCGGCCTGCGACCTGCTTCACCAAGACCTGCTCGCCCTCCGCATGACCATTGGTGAGCAGGCACGCCGTTACGCTTTCGTGCCGATGATCGGCCGGACCCATGGTGTCCATGCCGAGCCGGTCACCTACGGCCTCAAGCTGGCCCTGATGTATGATGAGTTCGGCCGCGCTACCGACCGGCTTCTCGCTGCTCGGGAGCAAATTTCGGTCGGGAAGCTCTCTGGTGCGGTTGGGACCTACGCCCATCTGGACCCCGCGGTGGAAGAAGAGGTGTGCCGCAGGCTCGGCCTCACCCCCGCCCCCGCTTCCAACCAGATCATTCAGAGAGACCGCCATGCCAACCTGGCTACGACCCTCGCCCTGATTGGCGCGAGCATCGAGCGGTGGGCGATCGAGTTTCGCCATTTGCAGCGAACCGAGGTCCTCGAGGTGGAGGAGCCTTTCGCGAAGGGACAAAAGGGGAGCAGCGCCATGCCTCACAAGAGGAATCCGATCCTTTCCGAGCGGCTCTGCGGCCTTGCGCGCCTCTTGCGCGGCTACGCTCTGGCCGCCATGGAGAATGTGCCGCTCTGGCACGAGCGCGACATCTCCCACTCTTCCGCCGAACGGGTGCTCTTTCCCGACGCCACCGCGACCCTCGATTATATGCTCGTCATTTTGGACCGCCTCGTAGCCGATCAGTCGGTCTATCCCGAGCGGATGGCTGAGAATCTGGCACGATCGAAGGGACTCTATGCCTCGGAGGGCATTCTTCTCGCCCTGGTACGAAAGGGCTTGTCGCGCAAGGATGCCTACGAGCTGGTTCAGGAGGCGGCGATGCGATGCTGGCGAGGGAAGGAGCCCTTTGCCGTTTACCTGCACGACACGCCGAGGATCGCCGGGCTTCTCTCCCCCGAGGAGATCGAGCATGCGTGCGATTGGAAGACCTATTGCCGCCATGTCGGGGAGACCTTCAAAAGAGTTGGCTTGGAAGCACCGGAACCGTAG
- the thpR gene encoding RNA 2',3'-cyclic phosphodiesterase, with protein MRLFFALWPTMEEQMRFRDAARDLVPIVSGRWIARENLHLTLLFLPSVDEERTGPLFSLVDRSLLPNIFLRLDRLLFQPAGREGLLWLVPSGHSGLAHLVESLRARLRAMGCPLSFGRSFSPHITLARRAVLPCRPRSSRRQPVLLHRLEPPIDWAVRELALVSSETRPEGSRYTLLASWALPTPA; from the coding sequence ATGCGACTTTTTTTTGCACTCTGGCCCACCATGGAAGAGCAAATGCGCTTCCGAGACGCCGCGCGCGACCTGGTGCCGATCGTTTCCGGCCGCTGGATCGCGCGGGAGAACCTTCATCTCACCCTCCTCTTTCTGCCTTCCGTGGACGAGGAGCGAACCGGTCCCCTTTTTTCTCTGGTGGACCGCTCTCTTCTCCCCAACATCTTCCTCCGGCTCGACCGGCTACTCTTCCAGCCCGCCGGGCGCGAGGGGCTCCTCTGGCTCGTTCCGAGCGGTCACTCCGGGCTGGCGCATCTGGTCGAATCTTTGCGGGCACGGCTCCGCGCCATGGGCTGCCCTCTATCGTTTGGACGCTCCTTCTCCCCTCACATCACCTTGGCACGCCGCGCAGTCCTGCCGTGCCGACCACGGAGCAGCCGGCGGCAGCCGGTTCTGCTCCACCGCCTCGAGCCGCCGATCGACTGGGCGGTGCGGGAGCTGGCGCTGGTCTCCTCGGAGACGCGGCCCGAGGGCAGCCGCTACACCCTGCTCGCCTCCTGGGCTCTGCCAACGCCCGCCTAG
- a CDS encoding NADH-quinone oxidoreductase subunit A translates to MNLEYVPVLFQMVIAVVVAVSMLGGAILIGQRGRRTPAKDIPYECGKDPIGPTNPRFSVKFYMVAMLFILFDIETVFFFVWAVVYRQELAYGLRILFAMLFFLAVLGVGLVYELRKKALDWTRQG, encoded by the coding sequence ATGAATCTCGAGTACGTCCCAGTCTTGTTCCAGATGGTGATCGCGGTCGTCGTTGCCGTCTCGATGCTCGGAGGAGCGATCTTGATCGGTCAGCGGGGACGGAGGACCCCGGCCAAGGACATCCCCTACGAGTGCGGGAAGGATCCGATCGGTCCGACCAATCCCCGCTTCTCGGTGAAGTTTTACATGGTGGCGATGCTCTTCATCCTCTTCGACATCGAAACGGTCTTCTTTTTTGTCTGGGCGGTCGTCTATCGTCAGGAGCTGGCCTACGGCCTCCGGATTCTTTTCGCCATGCTTTTCTTCTTGGCCGTGCTCGGCGTCGGCCTCGTCTACGAGCTGCGGAAAAAGGCGCTCGACTGGACCAGGCAGGGATAG
- a CDS encoding multidrug efflux SMR transporter — translation MSSLCWWLLSGAILLEVAGTTCLKISHGLTRALPAGLVIVFYAGAFVFLARAMKGLEMGVAYAVWAGTGTALTATIGILLLGEGFHWQKILGIACIIVGVAALQSVRG, via the coding sequence ATGAGCTCGCTCTGTTGGTGGTTATTGTCCGGTGCGATTCTCCTCGAGGTAGCGGGCACGACTTGCTTGAAGATCTCCCATGGGCTCACCCGCGCCCTTCCCGCCGGCTTGGTGATCGTCTTTTACGCCGGAGCCTTTGTCTTCCTTGCGCGCGCGATGAAGGGCCTCGAGATGGGGGTCGCCTACGCGGTATGGGCGGGAACGGGCACCGCCCTAACGGCGACGATCGGCATCCTGCTCCTGGGCGAAGGCTTCCACTGGCAGAAGATCCTCGGCATCGCCTGCATCATCGTGGGGGTCGCCGCCCTCCAGTCCGTCCGAGGTTGA